From Ochotona princeps isolate mOchPri1 chromosome X, mOchPri1.hap1, whole genome shotgun sequence, one genomic window encodes:
- the PIGA gene encoding phosphatidylinositol N-acetylglucosaminyltransferase subunit A isoform X3 codes for MACRGRGTDLLSGIIPELCQKYPDLHFMIGGEGPKRIILEEVRERYQLHDRVHLLGALEHKDVRNVLVQGHIFLNTSLTEAFCMAIVEAASCGLQVVSTRVGGIPEVLPEDLIILCEPSVKSLCDGLEKAILQFKSGLLRAPEEIHNLVKTFYTWRDVAERTERVYDRVAGEAVLPIDKRLDRLISCCGPVTGYIFALLAVFSLLFLILLRWITPDSVIDVAVDATGPKSSWTLQHPRRAKLDEDDGKSETR; via the exons ggACAGATTTGCTTAGTGGCATAATACCTGAACTCTGTCAGAAATATCCTGATTTGCATTTCATGATCGGAGGAGAGGGGCCAAAGAGAATTATTTTGGAGGAAGTACGGGAAAGATACCAGCTACATGACAG GGTGCATCTTTTGGGAGCTTTAGAACACAAGGACGTTAGAAACGTCTTAGTGCAAGGACACATTTTTCTGAATACCTCTCTCACGGAAGCGTTCTGCATGGCGATTGTGGAAGCAGCCAGTTGCGGTTTACAG GTTGTGAGTACCAGGGTTGGTGGAATCCCTGAGGTCCTTCCCGAAGATCTCATTATTTTATGTGAGCCTTCAGTAAAATCTTTGTGTGATGGATTAGAAAAAGCTATTCTCCAATTCAAGTCAGGGTTACTGCGAGCTCCAGAAGAGATCCACAACCTAGTAAAGACGTTCTACACCTGGAGGGATGTTGCAGAGAGAACTGAAAGG GTGTATGACCGGGTGGCTGGGGAGGCTGTGTTGCCCATCGACAAACGGCTGGACAGGCTCATCTCTTGCTGCGGCCCAGTAACAGGCTACATTTTTGCCTTATTGGCTGTGTTCAGCCTTCTCTTCCTCATTCTCCTGAGATGGATAACTCCAGATTCCGTCATTGATGTTGCAGTAGATGCCACGGGGCCAAAGAGCTCGTGGACTCTGCAGCATCCTCGCAGAGCAAAACTGGATGAGGATGATGGCAAGTCTGAAACCAGGTAG
- the PIGA gene encoding phosphatidylinositol N-acetylglucosaminyltransferase subunit A isoform X2: protein MQSFLKRLILFDRYSYRERRERGIDGERVRGSPNGHRHQLGPSWIEPRAAACFAHGCRGASAWVHLLLLSQVHYQGTGLKVEQPGIELAPIWNTHTAGSSLTHHTTVPDLKTAALLGPLAGTDLLSGIIPELCQKYPDLHFMIGGEGPKRIILEEVRERYQLHDRVHLLGALEHKDVRNVLVQGHIFLNTSLTEAFCMAIVEAASCGLQVVSTRVGGIPEVLPEDLIILCEPSVKSLCDGLEKAILQFKSGLLRAPEEIHNLVKTFYTWRDVAERTERVYDRVAGEAVLPIDKRLDRLISCCGPVTGYIFALLAVFSLLFLILLRWITPDSVIDVAVDATGPKSSWTLQHPRRAKLDEDDGKSETR, encoded by the exons cggggagagagtgagaggttccccaaatggccacagacatCAGCTGGGGCCGAGCTGGAttgagcccagagctgctgcttgtttcgcacatggatgcaggggcgcaagtgcttgggttcatctgctgctgctttcccaagtgcattatcaaggaacaggattgaaagtggaacagccaggaatagaactggcgcctatatggaatACTcatactgcaggcagcagcttaacgcacCACACCACGGTGCCAGACCTCAAAACTGCAGCTCTTCTGGGACCACTGGCAG ggACAGATTTGCTTAGTGGCATAATACCTGAACTCTGTCAGAAATATCCTGATTTGCATTTCATGATCGGAGGAGAGGGGCCAAAGAGAATTATTTTGGAGGAAGTACGGGAAAGATACCAGCTACATGACAG GGTGCATCTTTTGGGAGCTTTAGAACACAAGGACGTTAGAAACGTCTTAGTGCAAGGACACATTTTTCTGAATACCTCTCTCACGGAAGCGTTCTGCATGGCGATTGTGGAAGCAGCCAGTTGCGGTTTACAG GTTGTGAGTACCAGGGTTGGTGGAATCCCTGAGGTCCTTCCCGAAGATCTCATTATTTTATGTGAGCCTTCAGTAAAATCTTTGTGTGATGGATTAGAAAAAGCTATTCTCCAATTCAAGTCAGGGTTACTGCGAGCTCCAGAAGAGATCCACAACCTAGTAAAGACGTTCTACACCTGGAGGGATGTTGCAGAGAGAACTGAAAGG GTGTATGACCGGGTGGCTGGGGAGGCTGTGTTGCCCATCGACAAACGGCTGGACAGGCTCATCTCTTGCTGCGGCCCAGTAACAGGCTACATTTTTGCCTTATTGGCTGTGTTCAGCCTTCTCTTCCTCATTCTCCTGAGATGGATAACTCCAGATTCCGTCATTGATGTTGCAGTAGATGCCACGGGGCCAAAGAGCTCGTGGACTCTGCAGCATCCTCGCAGAGCAAAACTGGATGAGGATGATGGCAAGTCTGAAACCAGGTAG
- the PIGA gene encoding phosphatidylinositol N-acetylglucosaminyltransferase subunit A isoform X4, producing MGLGGTDLLSGIIPELCQKYPDLHFMIGGEGPKRIILEEVRERYQLHDRVHLLGALEHKDVRNVLVQGHIFLNTSLTEAFCMAIVEAASCGLQVVSTRVGGIPEVLPEDLIILCEPSVKSLCDGLEKAILQFKSGLLRAPEEIHNLVKTFYTWRDVAERTERVYDRVAGEAVLPIDKRLDRLISCCGPVTGYIFALLAVFSLLFLILLRWITPDSVIDVAVDATGPKSSWTLQHPRRAKLDEDDGKSETR from the exons ggACAGATTTGCTTAGTGGCATAATACCTGAACTCTGTCAGAAATATCCTGATTTGCATTTCATGATCGGAGGAGAGGGGCCAAAGAGAATTATTTTGGAGGAAGTACGGGAAAGATACCAGCTACATGACAG GGTGCATCTTTTGGGAGCTTTAGAACACAAGGACGTTAGAAACGTCTTAGTGCAAGGACACATTTTTCTGAATACCTCTCTCACGGAAGCGTTCTGCATGGCGATTGTGGAAGCAGCCAGTTGCGGTTTACAG GTTGTGAGTACCAGGGTTGGTGGAATCCCTGAGGTCCTTCCCGAAGATCTCATTATTTTATGTGAGCCTTCAGTAAAATCTTTGTGTGATGGATTAGAAAAAGCTATTCTCCAATTCAAGTCAGGGTTACTGCGAGCTCCAGAAGAGATCCACAACCTAGTAAAGACGTTCTACACCTGGAGGGATGTTGCAGAGAGAACTGAAAGG GTGTATGACCGGGTGGCTGGGGAGGCTGTGTTGCCCATCGACAAACGGCTGGACAGGCTCATCTCTTGCTGCGGCCCAGTAACAGGCTACATTTTTGCCTTATTGGCTGTGTTCAGCCTTCTCTTCCTCATTCTCCTGAGATGGATAACTCCAGATTCCGTCATTGATGTTGCAGTAGATGCCACGGGGCCAAAGAGCTCGTGGACTCTGCAGCATCCTCGCAGAGCAAAACTGGATGAGGATGATGGCAAGTCTGAAACCAGGTAG